A genomic region of Mesobacillus jeotgali contains the following coding sequences:
- a CDS encoding Na+/H+ antiporter NhaC family protein: MENTIFSLLPPLVAILMVVITRRVLLSLGTGIIAAAFLLAEFNVAETFAIMWDAIKGIVVADGELNTYSLYIILFLLLLGTITAFISISGGSRAFGEWAMKRVKTRVGAQLVGAFLGVVIFIDDYFNALAVGQITRPITDRQKVSRAKLAYLIDSTSAPVCVISPISSWGAYIIALIGTILAAHGVSEYTAFSAFMQMAPMNFYALAALAMVFIVALRNIEIGPMKKHEERAITEGIVVPQDKPVPGELKDDLPTSTKGTVGDLVWPIVALIAGTVGMMIWTGASAVEGNVTILAIFENTDVTKSLVTGGLLGLAVALILFARQAVVLKGVNANVFGKGIVEGIKSMLPAIYILVFAWVIVDLIGRLETGKYLAGIVESSNINISFLPFLLFLVAGIMAFSTGTSWGSFGILLPIAGDIAAAADINLMLPALAAVLAGAVFGDHCSPISDTTILSSTGAGSHHLDHVMTQLPYALISAAISSVGFLIIGFTGSTLTALAVVAILLVAFAFIFGSKTNQEEVLKENLAE; the protein is encoded by the coding sequence ATGGAGAACACAATTTTTTCATTGCTGCCGCCATTAGTGGCAATCTTAATGGTAGTGATCACAAGACGGGTGCTACTGTCTTTGGGGACAGGCATCATCGCAGCAGCTTTTTTGCTCGCTGAATTTAATGTCGCAGAAACATTTGCTATTATGTGGGACGCGATCAAGGGGATTGTTGTCGCAGATGGCGAACTGAACACATATAGCCTGTACATCATCCTATTCTTATTATTATTGGGTACAATCACAGCGTTCATTTCCATTTCAGGCGGAAGCCGTGCGTTTGGCGAATGGGCGATGAAACGTGTAAAAACAAGAGTCGGAGCACAGCTTGTTGGCGCATTTTTAGGAGTTGTTATTTTCATTGATGATTATTTCAATGCTCTGGCAGTCGGTCAAATCACACGCCCGATCACAGACCGCCAGAAGGTTTCTCGTGCGAAGCTTGCTTACTTGATTGACTCTACTTCTGCACCTGTCTGTGTCATCTCACCGATTTCGAGCTGGGGTGCTTATATTATTGCTTTGATTGGTACCATCCTCGCTGCTCATGGAGTTAGCGAATATACGGCGTTTTCAGCGTTCATGCAAATGGCGCCAATGAACTTTTACGCACTTGCAGCGTTAGCGATGGTCTTTATCGTAGCTCTTCGAAATATCGAAATTGGACCTATGAAAAAGCATGAAGAACGTGCGATTACTGAAGGAATCGTCGTTCCACAGGACAAGCCTGTACCGGGCGAACTGAAGGATGACCTTCCTACAAGCACAAAAGGGACAGTTGGAGACCTTGTATGGCCGATTGTAGCCCTTATCGCTGGAACTGTAGGCATGATGATTTGGACTGGGGCAAGCGCTGTGGAAGGCAATGTTACAATCTTAGCGATCTTCGAAAACACAGATGTAACGAAGTCTCTTGTTACTGGCGGTTTGCTCGGCCTGGCTGTTGCACTGATTCTGTTTGCAAGGCAGGCAGTAGTGTTAAAAGGCGTCAATGCCAATGTTTTTGGCAAAGGAATTGTTGAGGGCATTAAGTCAATGCTCCCGGCTATCTATATCCTGGTCTTCGCATGGGTGATTGTTGATTTGATTGGAAGACTTGAAACTGGCAAGTATCTCGCTGGTATTGTTGAAAGCTCTAATATTAATATCTCATTCCTGCCGTTCCTGCTATTCCTCGTAGCTGGAATCATGGCTTTCTCAACAGGAACTTCATGGGGATCATTCGGCATCCTGCTTCCAATTGCCGGGGATATCGCTGCTGCAGCTGATATCAACCTCATGCTGCCAGCATTAGCAGCAGTATTGGCGGGCGCGGTTTTTGGTGACCACTGTTCACCAATATCCGATACTACGATCCTTTCATCAACAGGGGCTGGTTCACACCACTTAGACCATGTCATGACCCAGCTGCCATACGCTTTGATTTCCGCTGCGATTTCTTCTGTTGGATTCTTGATCATTGGTTTCACAGGAAGCACTCTGACAGCTCTTGCGGTAGTGGCAATCCTGCTTGTTGCTTTTGCTTTCATATTCGGAAGCAAGACAAACCAGGAAGAAGTTCTAAAAGAAAATCTTGCAGAATAA
- the yunB gene encoding sporulation protein YunB, with protein sequence MAKFGRRLPRKGPLPFRYVFLLTFVFFSFSTAGGLWIIDKGLEPTLMKYAESQTRKIATLVINKAINKKIANGMDIDKVIEFVPVDGGTTTVVKFNTEIINRVKAETTNIVQMNLKEAERGNLTSLEMLTDVELVTDEEDREAGIIYYVPLGQATNNALLGNMGPRVPVKFNAIGDVTADVVWDTEEHGINNTLINVSVRVKVNVQIIIPFATEIATVQENIPIGSFYYPGKVPQFYNGGGGVVPPAIQVPGQPGQ encoded by the coding sequence TTGGCAAAATTCGGTCGGCGGCTGCCTCGAAAAGGGCCTTTGCCTTTCAGGTATGTATTCCTGCTGACATTCGTCTTTTTTTCCTTTTCAACAGCAGGAGGATTGTGGATCATAGATAAAGGGCTCGAGCCCACATTAATGAAATATGCAGAATCCCAGACTAGAAAAATCGCTACGCTTGTAATCAATAAGGCGATCAATAAGAAGATTGCCAATGGGATGGATATTGATAAAGTAATTGAATTTGTTCCGGTGGATGGCGGAACGACTACTGTAGTGAAATTCAATACCGAAATCATCAATAGGGTGAAAGCAGAAACAACAAATATTGTGCAAATGAACTTAAAAGAAGCGGAAAGAGGGAATCTCACCTCACTCGAGATGCTGACAGATGTCGAGCTTGTCACCGATGAAGAGGACAGGGAAGCAGGAATCATTTATTACGTTCCATTGGGCCAGGCCACCAATAATGCACTCCTTGGTAATATGGGCCCGAGAGTTCCTGTGAAGTTCAACGCGATTGGTGACGTAACTGCTGACGTTGTCTGGGATACAGAAGAGCACGGAATCAACAATACGCTGATCAATGTTTCGGTCAGGGTAAAAGTCAATGTGCAGATTATTATTCCGTTTGCGACGGAAATAGCGACTGTACAGGAAAATATTCCGATTGGCAGCTTCTACTACCCTGGAAAGGTACCTCAATTTTATAATGGCGGCGGAGGAGTCGTACCACCTGCTATTCAGGTTCCTGGCCAGCCTGGGCAATAA